One window of Mesorhizobium sp. PAMC28654 genomic DNA carries:
- a CDS encoding TetR/AcrR family transcriptional regulator — MEGSALSGAQDGQVASPRRAPSQQRSRERVERMLAAASVLIAEQGSDAMRMGEVAERAGVSIGSLYQFFPDKRAIVWALAERYTAESQACIAAALADVADAEGLRKAFSELVDIYYGLFLAEPVMRDIWSGTQADKALRELELADSRANAEFLVTVLKRLRPDADPIALETTALLVWQMGEAAIRLAISVERQEGDRLVAGYKRMALRELVGA; from the coding sequence ATGGAAGGCAGTGCGCTATCGGGCGCGCAGGATGGGCAGGTCGCATCGCCGCGCCGGGCACCGAGCCAGCAACGCAGCCGCGAGCGGGTCGAACGCATGCTTGCGGCGGCCTCAGTGCTGATCGCCGAGCAAGGCAGCGACGCCATGCGCATGGGCGAGGTGGCTGAAAGGGCCGGCGTGTCGATCGGCTCGCTCTACCAGTTCTTCCCGGACAAGCGGGCCATCGTCTGGGCGCTCGCCGAACGCTACACAGCCGAAAGCCAGGCCTGCATTGCTGCCGCGCTGGCCGATGTCGCCGACGCCGAAGGCCTGCGGAAGGCGTTTTCAGAGCTGGTGGATATCTATTACGGGCTCTTCCTGGCGGAGCCGGTGATGCGCGACATCTGGTCGGGCACGCAGGCCGACAAGGCGTTGCGCGAGCTTGAACTGGCTGATAGCCGGGCGAATGCTGAATTCCTTGTCACGGTGCTGAAGCGCTTGCGTCCCGACGCCGACCCCATCGCGCTCGAGACGACCGCGCTTCTCGTCTGGCAGATGGGCGAGGCCGCCATACGGCTCGCGATCTCGGTGGAGCGGCAAGAGGGAGACAGGCTGGTCGCCGGCTACAAGCGCATGGCGCTCAGGGAACTCGTCGGCGCCTGA
- a CDS encoding helix-turn-helix domain-containing protein, with protein sequence MIFIPLPFVVALLLVILLAQMIRSNEADLRENIVFMTLMAAYALQSVLIGIRWGYDVRAMMPVQSVLATLIAPLAWIAFSGLTKEPSEHRLARLWPHLLPACLVALLLIFWREPVGPVIILVFLSYGLALLWLALAGPDVLVESRLDGALRSYRSLWVTALAILASPVTDIIISFDMQWTGGIHSGAVIAGGNVLALLLLGGAAAVASETAAPDEEEVDGSQTAPRATSEDSAIAAAVDVLMRSKELYKDVDLNLGRIARRLGLPARQVSSAINRIHGSSVSQYVNNQRIDEARRLLATTDEPITRIMFDAGFLSKSNFNREFLRITGLSPKAWRLERQPPGDAMSATSLSDGENNNRAAPVRRRRVP encoded by the coding sequence ATGATCTTCATTCCCCTGCCGTTCGTCGTCGCTCTGCTGCTCGTCATCCTGCTCGCGCAGATGATCCGCTCAAACGAGGCCGATCTGCGCGAGAACATCGTTTTCATGACGTTGATGGCGGCCTATGCCTTGCAGTCGGTGCTGATCGGCATCCGCTGGGGTTATGATGTCAGGGCAATGATGCCGGTTCAGTCGGTGCTGGCGACATTGATCGCGCCGCTTGCCTGGATCGCCTTCAGCGGCCTGACGAAGGAACCGTCGGAGCATCGCCTGGCACGGCTGTGGCCGCATCTGCTGCCCGCCTGCCTGGTTGCCCTGCTGCTGATCTTCTGGCGCGAGCCGGTCGGGCCGGTGATCATCCTGGTGTTCTTGTCGTATGGGCTCGCGCTTCTTTGGCTTGCGCTGGCCGGCCCGGATGTCCTTGTCGAATCACGTCTCGACGGTGCCTTGCGATCCTATCGGTCGCTGTGGGTGACGGCATTGGCGATCCTTGCTTCGCCGGTCACCGACATTATCATCAGTTTTGACATGCAATGGACCGGCGGCATTCATTCCGGCGCGGTGATTGCCGGCGGCAACGTGCTGGCGCTGCTGCTGCTCGGCGGTGCAGCCGCGGTTGCCAGCGAAACCGCTGCTCCGGACGAAGAGGAAGTTGATGGGTCGCAGACCGCGCCACGGGCAACCAGCGAAGATTCCGCGATCGCGGCGGCGGTCGACGTACTGATGCGGTCGAAGGAGCTTTACAAGGATGTTGATCTCAATCTCGGGCGCATCGCCAGGCGGCTCGGCCTGCCGGCGCGGCAAGTGTCGTCGGCGATCAATCGCATCCATGGATCGAGCGTGTCGCAATACGTCAACAACCAGCGGATCGACGAGGCGCGCCGCCTGCTGGCGACGACGGATGAACCCATCACCCGCATCATGTTCGACGCGGGTTTCCTCAGCAAATCGAACTTCAATCGTGAGTTCCTGCGCATCACCGGCCTGAGCCCGAAGGCCTGGCGGCTTGAGCGCCAGCCGCCAGGCGATGCGATGTCGGCCACATCCTTGTCAGACGGGGAAAATAACAACCGCGCGGCGCCAGTCAGGCGCCGACGAGTTCCCTGA
- the rpmE gene encoding 50S ribosomal protein L31, with amino-acid sequence MKTDIHPDYHTIKIVMTDGTEYTTRSTWGKEGDTMNLDIDPTTHPAWTGGQQTLLDRGGRLSKFKKRFEGFGI; translated from the coding sequence ATGAAGACCGACATCCATCCCGACTACCACACCATCAAGATCGTCATGACCGACGGCACCGAGTACACGACCCGTTCGACCTGGGGCAAGGAAGGCGATACGATGAATCTCGATATCGACCCGACCACCCACCCGGCCTGGACCGGCGGCCAGCAGACCCTGCTCGACCGCGGTGGTCGCCTGTCGAAGTTCAAGAAGCGCTTCGAAGGCTTCGGCATCTAA